The following proteins are encoded in a genomic region of Chitinophagales bacterium:
- a CDS encoding DUF3857 domain-containing protein, protein MKIKIIFLLFILLIFKSNFSRSIQLTKNYEQVDDNIIKNNSAYVLLDNKHVEYKFEVGSTSSYFFKVNTLYKAYEVTTYHRKIRINNLNVINDFNKIYIPIFSKSTTEVENIKAVTIKPDGSTVELDVSDVKETTLPANIPYLRKYKGLVKLFVLPNVNVGDEIEYMFTVKTQINSRVNTNYFNVFDVNYFEAEYPTKEKNLTVTMSKKFTFKSFPINISEKFVETTQGTGNDAMSIYTLTLKNLPALLSEDYTIEANQIPGAIYQVIGKNVSDNGATATWDDELDDFFKKTKTSSIVTEDLTIKDIVKKIAAKNGFNNQMQELCSIINKSYYTNDGEYIDDAYNAAFSNQDYNIYNKIAEELNYTVNFWFVTNIKNGKLNKDFPSLEQFDDVVVEFVNPQTKETAFLPLFKPLDLLNYVNYDYNNEALKVYNTKEGTKYEFVDFKTKKVYPSNKIVFDYNVKFNTNSGYSTNYDVTTTYYGKYMEKYKTEFYKYKYNDKDNKLYRYMENSIYNMAENVQLTDLKLNPYDYEKDTDLSINKKFSIINNTATVPYYPLTLNKIMDSYSDIIINTENRKTDAYFGVPHAFEFNFKFDLDQGKFISNDIFNTNFSNEIGSLKSTVTNTSDKSITVNIVYKIDADKCSKSDWSKYSELNNKFESLFLISFLIASN, encoded by the coding sequence ATGAAAATTAAAATAATTTTTCTCCTTTTTATATTATTGATATTCAAATCTAACTTTTCAAGATCAATTCAGTTAACCAAGAATTACGAACAGGTAGATGATAATATTATTAAAAATAATAGTGCTTATGTATTACTAGATAATAAACATGTAGAATATAAATTTGAAGTAGGTTCAACTTCTAGCTACTTCTTTAAAGTAAATACACTTTACAAAGCGTATGAGGTTACAACTTATCATAGAAAAATTAGAATTAATAACTTAAATGTTATTAATGATTTTAATAAAATATATATACCAATTTTTAGTAAATCAACAACCGAAGTTGAAAATATTAAAGCCGTAACTATAAAACCTGATGGCTCTACTGTTGAATTAGATGTTAGCGATGTTAAAGAAACCACTTTGCCTGCAAATATACCTTATTTAAGAAAATATAAAGGTTTAGTTAAACTGTTTGTTCTGCCTAATGTAAATGTAGGAGATGAAATTGAATATATGTTTACTGTAAAAACACAAATCAACTCAAGAGTTAATACCAACTACTTTAATGTATTTGATGTTAATTATTTTGAAGCAGAATATCCTACAAAAGAAAAGAACTTAACAGTTACGATGTCTAAAAAATTTACTTTTAAAAGCTTTCCAATTAATATATCTGAAAAATTTGTAGAAACAACACAAGGAACAGGAAACGACGCAATGAGTATTTACACTCTAACACTTAAAAATCTTCCTGCATTACTTTCTGAAGATTATACCATTGAAGCCAATCAAATTCCTGGTGCTATTTATCAAGTTATAGGCAAAAATGTATCAGATAATGGAGCTACAGCAACATGGGATGATGAATTAGATGACTTTTTTAAGAAAACAAAAACATCTTCTATTGTTACTGAAGATTTAACGATAAAAGATATTGTTAAGAAAATAGCTGCAAAAAATGGCTTTAATAATCAAATGCAAGAATTATGTAGCATTATCAATAAATCATATTATACTAATGACGGAGAATATATTGATGACGCTTACAATGCTGCATTTAGTAATCAAGACTATAATATATATAATAAAATTGCCGAAGAATTAAACTATACAGTTAATTTTTGGTTTGTAACAAATATAAAAAATGGTAAACTTAATAAAGACTTTCCTAGCTTAGAACAGTTTGATGATGTTGTTGTGGAATTTGTAAATCCACAAACCAAAGAAACTGCTTTCTTGCCTTTATTTAAACCATTAGATTTATTGAACTATGTAAACTATGATTATAACAATGAAGCACTTAAAGTTTACAATACAAAAGAAGGAACCAAATACGAATTCGTAGATTTCAAAACTAAAAAAGTTTATCCAAGTAATAAAATAGTATTCGACTATAATGTAAAATTTAATACCAACAGTGGTTATAGTACAAATTATGATGTAACTACTACATATTATGGTAAGTATATGGAAAAATATAAAACTGAGTTTTACAAATATAAATATAATGATAAAGATAATAAATTATATAGATATATGGAAAATTCTATATATAATATGGCAGAGAATGTTCAATTAACCGATTTAAAATTGAATCCTTATGATTATGAAAAAGATACAGACTTATCTATTAATAAGAAATTTTCTATAATTAATAATACTGCTACAGTACCATATTATCCACTTACTTTAAACAAAATAATGGATAGTTATTCAGATATTATTATTAATACAGAGAATAGAAAAACCGATGCTTATTTCGGTGTACCACATGCTTTTGAATTTAACTTTAAGTTCGATTTAGATCAAGGTAAATTTATATCAAATGATATATTTAATACCAATTTCTCTAATGAAATAGGAAGCTTAAAATCTACAGTAACAAATACTTCAGATAAATCAATAACGGTTAATATTGTTTATAAAATTGATGCAGACAAATGTAGTAAAAGTGACTGGAGTAAATATAGTGAATTAAATAATAAATTTGAATCTTTATTCTTAATCTCATTTTTAATTGCCAGTAATTAA
- a CDS encoding transglutaminase domain-containing protein — translation MIFLIKNKTLRTINLLLLLLFFNVAYTQTDIDYTNLKSQFPNEDAVVVDNSITIKYFVDNNGNIKAKAIVSEAYFVLKDNISALQSVEVPFNEFEKLNFLSGRLFSINDKNEKNLIENIKFKNASDKDYYINNIFYSDLKLKTLSLTTKVKKNNLLVFSYEVIYDDLKFLTSFKPSYEYPTINFSINLEAPSNKVNADLVPFNLPNNVLKKETDNNGIKKITYTLDTISLHNYKNDNGFSAPASYFLPHFVVVTKSYTNSKNQKEKVIEDATDLYAWYSDLVNELNPDKEYLKKLSDEIVRGQNTKEQKIEAIFDWVKANITYVAFENGIAGFKPEEAQKVEKNRFGDCKGMANLLTELLKAQNLDAHLCWIGTNALPYSYDLPSLCVDNHMICALFNNNNTYLLDATGKNNTWDNYPYYLEDKEALIEMGETYKLFKVPITTANDNLCNVSYTLDLNNYEISGKIILKGAFKHIYQSIYEDTRVEEKQDFTNELVLNLFSKSIFPKQSKLNITATEIQVDFKGDASMLLQKNNNNYYIYKPKFNFLPQTIVNKSSNAPLFFEFPFTYSVNAKYNGNYKLNSKANYNINNDVFDIQQSVTVAASQIQDNSTVKVKKAIVNENEFNNWNDGVIQYFYQNGIVNIAK, via the coding sequence ATGATTTTTCTTATAAAAAATAAAACGCTAAGAACCATTAATTTACTCCTATTACTTTTGTTCTTTAATGTGGCTTATACTCAAACAGATATAGACTATACTAATTTAAAAAGTCAATTTCCTAATGAAGATGCAGTAGTTGTAGACAATAGTATTACCATAAAATATTTTGTAGATAATAATGGAAATATAAAAGCAAAAGCTATAGTAAGTGAAGCTTATTTTGTATTAAAAGATAATATAAGTGCTTTGCAATCTGTAGAAGTACCTTTTAATGAATTTGAAAAATTAAACTTTTTAAGTGGAAGACTTTTTTCTATTAATGACAAAAATGAAAAGAATTTAATAGAAAATATCAAGTTTAAAAATGCTTCAGATAAAGATTATTATATAAATAATATTTTTTATAGCGATTTAAAGCTGAAAACATTATCACTAACAACAAAAGTTAAAAAAAATAACTTGCTTGTATTTAGTTATGAAGTAATATATGATGACTTAAAATTTTTGACTTCTTTTAAGCCAAGCTATGAATATCCAACTATTAACTTTTCAATTAATTTAGAAGCACCAAGCAATAAAGTTAATGCAGACTTGGTACCATTTAATTTGCCGAATAATGTCTTAAAAAAAGAAACAGATAATAATGGCATAAAAAAAATTACTTATACACTTGATACCATTTCACTGCACAATTATAAAAATGATAATGGATTTTCTGCACCAGCAAGCTATTTTCTACCACACTTTGTTGTAGTTACAAAATCATATACCAACAGCAAAAATCAAAAAGAAAAAGTAATTGAAGATGCAACAGATTTATATGCTTGGTATAGCGATTTGGTAAATGAACTTAATCCAGATAAAGAATATCTTAAAAAACTAAGTGACGAAATAGTGAGAGGACAGAACACTAAAGAACAAAAAATAGAAGCCATTTTTGATTGGGTTAAAGCCAATATCACTTATGTAGCATTTGAAAATGGCATAGCAGGCTTTAAACCAGAAGAAGCTCAAAAAGTAGAAAAAAATAGGTTTGGAGATTGTAAAGGAATGGCTAACTTACTTACAGAATTATTAAAAGCTCAGAATTTAGATGCTCATCTATGTTGGATAGGTACAAATGCATTACCATATTCTTATGACTTACCTTCGCTCTGTGTAGATAATCATATGATTTGTGCTTTATTTAATAATAATAATACTTATCTATTAGATGCAACAGGAAAAAATAATACTTGGGATAATTATCCATATTATTTAGAAGATAAAGAAGCTCTGATAGAAATGGGAGAAACTTACAAACTATTTAAAGTACCTATAACAACAGCTAATGATAATCTATGTAATGTAAGCTATACACTAGACTTAAATAACTATGAAATAAGTGGAAAAATTATATTAAAAGGAGCATTTAAACATATTTATCAAAGTATATATGAAGATACTAGAGTAGAAGAAAAACAAGATTTTACTAATGAGTTAGTATTAAACCTATTTTCTAAATCAATATTTCCAAAGCAATCTAAACTCAATATTACAGCTACAGAAATTCAAGTAGATTTTAAAGGAGATGCTAGTATGTTATTACAAAAAAACAATAATAATTACTACATATATAAACCAAAATTTAATTTTCTTCCACAAACAATTGTAAATAAATCATCTAATGCACCACTATTCTTTGAATTTCCATTTACCTATTCTGTTAATGCAAAATATAATGGTAACTATAAACTCAACTCAAAAGCAAATTATAATATTAATAATGATGTTTTTGATATTCAACAATCAGTCACAGTAGCTGCATCACAAATACAAGACAATAGTACCGTAAAAGTAAAGAAAGCCATTGTTAATGAAAATGAATTTAATAATTGGAATGATGGTGTAATACAGTATTTTTATCAAAATGGTATTGTTAATATAGCTAAATAA
- a CDS encoding DHA2 family efflux MFS transporter permease subunit, whose amino-acid sequence MDIVAADNSLVEYGFRRAIITITVVVCTLLEILDTTIVNVATNNLMGNLGATLSEVSWVVAAYAIANIIVVPMSGWLSTQFGRKKYFAGSVALFTFASFMCGESSTIWTLIFWRFVQGVGGGALFATSQTILKEIYPPEKMGMAMAMFGMGVIVGPTIGPVLGGYLVDNYEWPIIFHVNVPIGIIATFLTLRYIKDNPNEEKNSGKIDIIGIILLIIGVGALQLVLEQGERNDWFESRYIVSFTIIALLGIFGFLFRELSIKNPIVDLKVMNRGNVAIGSFLNFLLGFILFGTVFVFPIYFQGYLGFTAMQSGLMFTPGAIASALCMPFIGIMLTKGVPPKFLIMAGFAINAGFVWWSQSLLTTTTSEDAFFWPLLIRGVGTGLLFVPLSNLTLGGLHGKDIGQASGLSNMVRQLGGSISVALIGVMTERFSGQHYADLANNITLDNPQLIQRLNGFGAALSTHTTDRSQVSTQSLELIHLAIKKQAMILSYIDIFQLFVVFILIAIPIVMIAKNYKLDAEAQGGGH is encoded by the coding sequence ATGGATATAGTTGCAGCAGATAATAGTTTAGTAGAATACGGTTTTCGTAGAGCCATTATTACCATTACGGTAGTAGTTTGTACACTTCTAGAAATATTAGATACAACTATTGTTAATGTAGCTACTAATAATTTAATGGGAAACTTAGGTGCTACACTTAGTGAAGTGAGTTGGGTGGTAGCCGCTTATGCTATTGCCAATATTATTGTTGTGCCAATGAGTGGTTGGTTGTCTACACAATTTGGTAGAAAAAAATACTTTGCTGGTTCTGTAGCACTGTTCACTTTTGCTTCTTTTATGTGTGGCGAGTCTTCTACAATATGGACACTCATTTTTTGGAGATTTGTACAAGGTGTTGGTGGAGGTGCTTTGTTTGCTACATCACAAACTATTTTAAAAGAAATTTATCCACCAGAAAAAATGGGAATGGCAATGGCTATGTTTGGTATGGGTGTAATTGTTGGTCCAACTATTGGTCCTGTTTTAGGTGGATATTTAGTAGATAATTACGAATGGCCAATTATATTTCATGTAAATGTACCTATTGGTATTATCGCTACATTTTTAACTTTAAGATATATTAAAGATAATCCAAATGAAGAAAAAAATAGTGGTAAAATTGATATTATTGGAATTATACTATTAATTATTGGTGTAGGTGCTTTGCAATTAGTTTTAGAGCAAGGAGAAAGAAACGATTGGTTCGAATCTAGATATATTGTTTCTTTTACTATAATTGCTTTATTAGGTATATTCGGATTTTTATTTAGAGAATTAAGCATTAAAAATCCAATTGTAGACTTAAAAGTAATGAACCGAGGAAATGTTGCTATTGGTTCTTTCTTAAATTTTTTACTAGGATTTATATTATTTGGAACAGTATTTGTTTTTCCAATATATTTTCAAGGTTACTTAGGATTTACAGCCATGCAGTCTGGTTTAATGTTTACACCAGGAGCAATTGCCAGTGCATTGTGTATGCCTTTTATTGGTATTATGCTAACTAAAGGTGTACCACCAAAATTTTTAATTATGGCAGGTTTCGCTATTAACGCAGGATTTGTTTGGTGGTCGCAATCATTACTTACAACAACTACAAGCGAAGATGCATTCTTTTGGCCATTGCTTATAAGAGGCGTTGGAACTGGTTTGTTATTTGTACCATTATCTAACTTAACTTTAGGTGGTTTACACGGAAAAGACATAGGACAAGCATCTGGTTTATCCAATATGGTTAGACAGTTAGGTGGTTCTATAAGTGTTGCTTTAATTGGTGTAATGACTGAAAGATTTTCTGGACAGCACTACGCCGATTTAGCCAATAACATCACGCTAGATAATCCACAATTAATCCAAAGATTAAACGGATTTGGTGCAGCACTATCAACACATACAACAGATAGAAGTCAAGTATCAACACAAAGTTTGGAGTTAATACATTTGGCTATAAAAAAACAAGCCATGATATTATCTTATATAGATATATTTCAGTTATTTGTAGTATTTATATTAATTGCAATACCAATCGTAATGATAGCCAAAAACTATAAATTAGATGCAGAAGCTCAAGGTGGCGGACATTAA
- a CDS encoding HlyD family secretion protein, with translation MENTIETPNQNPTKEKKSKKLIFTIVGIVLLLGAAFFAYKKISYAMQNEDTENSQIQANIVPIAPRISGYVAAIYISDNQFVKAGDTLIKLDDRDLKIKVEQAEINLENAKANVAVVKGNISSADASANAVSSSVATAQANIATAQANVEAAKVRAWNANENFKRIEQLYNLTSATKQQYDQALTEKQAADNQVIIAQKQVTVAQTQLNAAKQQSNASKTQANSINTQVDVAQINIKQREQDVAFAKLQLSYAYVIAPYDGYIAKKNVQIGQLLNPGQIICSIVDENKLWIVANFKETQIEKMKVGQEVEVKVDAYPKAKIVGKVESIQAATGSTFSLLPADNSTGNFVKVVQRIPVKILLDKNQGNDIQLKAGMNVKVAVKVK, from the coding sequence ATGGAAAATACAATCGAAACACCAAACCAAAATCCAACCAAAGAGAAAAAAAGTAAAAAATTAATTTTTACTATTGTTGGAATTGTATTATTACTAGGAGCTGCATTTTTTGCATATAAGAAAATTTCGTATGCAATGCAAAATGAAGATACCGAAAATTCGCAAATTCAAGCAAACATAGTACCTATTGCTCCAAGAATTTCAGGTTATGTTGCAGCAATTTATATTAGCGACAATCAGTTTGTAAAAGCTGGCGATACTTTGATAAAATTAGACGACAGAGATTTAAAAATTAAAGTAGAACAAGCAGAAATTAACTTAGAAAATGCTAAAGCCAATGTAGCAGTTGTAAAAGGAAATATTAGTTCTGCCGATGCTTCTGCCAATGCAGTTTCTTCTTCTGTTGCTACAGCACAAGCCAATATTGCTACAGCACAAGCTAATGTAGAAGCTGCTAAAGTAAGAGCTTGGAATGCCAACGAAAATTTTAAAAGAATTGAACAGTTGTACAATCTTACTTCTGCTACAAAACAACAATACGACCAAGCACTTACCGAAAAACAAGCGGCAGACAACCAAGTAATTATTGCACAAAAACAAGTTACTGTAGCACAAACACAATTAAATGCAGCTAAACAACAAAGCAATGCTTCTAAAACACAAGCCAATAGTATCAATACACAGGTTGATGTTGCTCAAATCAATATTAAACAAAGAGAGCAAGATGTAGCGTTTGCAAAGCTACAACTATCTTATGCTTATGTAATTGCACCTTACGATGGTTATATTGCCAAGAAAAATGTACAAATAGGTCAGTTGTTAAATCCAGGTCAAATCATTTGTTCTATTGTCGATGAAAATAAATTGTGGATAGTAGCCAACTTCAAAGAAACACAAATCGAAAAAATGAAAGTAGGTCAAGAAGTAGAAGTTAAAGTAGACGCATATCCTAAAGCAAAAATCGTAGGAAAAGTAGAGTCAATACAAGCAGCTACAGGTTCTACATTTTCATTGTTACCAGCCGATAATTCTACAGGAAACTTTGTTAAAGTAGTACAAAGAATTCCGGTAAAAATCTTGTTAGATAAAAACCAAGGCAATGACATTCAGTTAAAAGCAGGCATGAATGTAAAAGTTGCTGTAAAAGTTAAATAA
- a CDS encoding TolC family protein, giving the protein MKNNILTILILMLMHFSNAQSVKQLSLNEAFSLATQNSHQLQLDSIQANAISIKKEQVKNAMLPIVGISTAYARLSDNIPAFGFDLPGVGSVEINTNVPNQFRNQVSVQQPIFQGLKNWNTIKALDQQLMATDFDKLKDEEDLKLMVVQYYYQLYILQQRLNLLDSNILQISYRVDELTKQRDAGLILNNDVMRAELQKTNFLVEKVNTESNLATINYYLNVLLGLPTDTKCVVAAPNITTTSIASDVAYLIDDAQKDRVEFKAQDFRLSASNYQIKAAKAAYMPTISAVANGQYNNPNQRVFPLEAKFKATWDVGISLNWNIMQLYTARSVVNDAKNQKAQLEIVTKQLKDKVATEVNTNYQALKVAQAKIDLAQQAIDQATENKRILDNRFNAQVALLTDVLDADVFLFQAKTNLFNAKADEAIAYYKLQKSLGRIK; this is encoded by the coding sequence ATGAAAAATAATATTTTAACTATTTTAATTTTAATGTTAATGCACTTTTCAAATGCACAAAGCGTAAAACAATTAAGTTTAAACGAAGCATTTAGTTTAGCAACTCAAAACAGTCATCAACTACAGTTAGACAGCATACAAGCCAATGCCATTAGTATTAAAAAAGAGCAAGTAAAAAATGCTATGTTGCCAATAGTAGGTATTTCTACAGCTTATGCACGATTAAGCGATAATATTCCTGCTTTTGGTTTTGATTTACCAGGTGTTGGAAGTGTTGAAATCAATACCAATGTGCCTAATCAATTTAGAAATCAAGTATCGGTACAACAACCAATATTTCAAGGTTTAAAAAATTGGAATACCATTAAAGCACTCGACCAACAATTAATGGCTACAGATTTTGACAAACTGAAAGATGAAGAAGATTTAAAATTAATGGTAGTTCAATACTATTATCAATTATATATTTTACAACAAAGATTAAACTTATTAGATTCTAATATACTTCAAATTTCTTATAGAGTAGATGAATTAACGAAGCAAAGAGATGCAGGTTTAATTTTAAACAATGATGTAATGCGTGCCGAATTACAAAAAACAAATTTCTTGGTAGAAAAAGTAAATACAGAAAGCAATTTGGCTACTATAAATTACTATCTCAATGTTTTATTAGGTTTACCAACTGATACCAAATGTGTAGTTGCTGCACCAAATATTACTACAACTTCTATTGCAAGTGATGTAGCTTATTTAATAGACGATGCTCAAAAAGACAGAGTAGAATTTAAAGCTCAAGATTTTAGATTGTCGGCTTCTAACTATCAAATTAAAGCAGCTAAAGCAGCGTATATGCCAACGATTAGTGCAGTTGCAAACGGACAGTACAACAATCCAAATCAAAGAGTTTTTCCACTCGAAGCAAAGTTTAAAGCAACTTGGGATGTTGGTATCAGTTTAAATTGGAACATCATGCAATTATATACAGCTCGCTCTGTTGTCAACGATGCAAAGAATCAAAAAGCACAGCTAGAAATTGTAACGAAACAATTAAAAGACAAAGTTGCTACAGAAGTCAATACCAATTATCAAGCATTAAAAGTAGCACAAGCAAAAATTGATTTAGCACAACAGGCAATCGACCAAGCAACTGAAAACAAAAGAATTTTAGACAATCGATTTAATGCACAAGTCGCTTTATTAACAGATGTTTTAGATGCTGATGTCTTTTTATTTCAAGCAAAAACCAATTTATTTAATGCCAAAGCAGATGAAGCAATTGCCTATTATAAATTACAAAAAAGTTTAGGAAGAATAAAATAA
- a CDS encoding TetR/AcrR family transcriptional regulator, giving the protein MEVKTDKREEIMNVAEQLFAQHGFDAVSIRAISKAADINIAMISYYFGSKESLYEEVISRKLVSTDLLIKTVNQYENSKEALFSIVDLFIDRFFANREFQNIIFREIALSQRKEMPEFITKKVHQNFSIVYDLIEKGIQQKIFKPVDIELTVIAILGIIRSYTTSGNIVCKVMNTKTSETFNNKNKERLKNFIKELLTTHLDIK; this is encoded by the coding sequence ATGGAAGTAAAAACAGATAAACGAGAAGAAATTATGAATGTAGCAGAGCAACTCTTTGCTCAACATGGTTTCGATGCGGTTAGTATTAGAGCAATTTCTAAAGCTGCAGATATTAATATTGCTATGATTTCCTATTACTTTGGTTCTAAAGAAAGTTTATATGAAGAAGTCATCTCAAGAAAATTAGTGTCTACCGATTTACTCATTAAAACAGTCAATCAATATGAAAATAGCAAAGAGGCACTATTTAGTATTGTCGATTTATTTATCGATCGATTTTTTGCCAATAGAGAATTTCAAAATATCATCTTTAGAGAAATTGCACTCAGCCAAAGAAAAGAAATGCCAGAGTTCATCACCAAAAAAGTGCATCAAAACTTTTCAATAGTATACGATTTAATTGAAAAAGGCATTCAACAAAAAATATTCAAACCAGTAGATATTGAATTAACAGTCATTGCAATTTTAGGAATTATTCGTTCTTATACTACTTCAGGAAATATTGTTTGTAAAGTAATGAATACCAAAACTTCAGAAACTTTTAACAACAAAAACAAAGAACGATTGAAAAATTTTATCAAAGAATTATTAACTACTCATTTAGATATTAAATAA
- a CDS encoding lysoplasmalogenase has product MIWLILYIILGVFHLMVTATNNITLIMASKVFLMPLLAIYAFSQIKIRERYIFLILGLFFSWLGDIFLMFPREQYSESTAKLLFIAGLAAFLIAHIQYILLFLKDLRNKIDLSLVTSKPYTSLPFLIYGIGLLWFLYPHLAVMKIPVTLYAITIIAMLILAFNRKGFVSNSSYLLVFIGAILFVISDSTIAVTLFYKHFTLDRLVIMSTYIVAQLLITYGVVLEAKAKPNR; this is encoded by the coding sequence ATGATTTGGCTGATACTTTATATTATCCTTGGTGTTTTTCATTTAATGGTTACTGCAACTAACAATATTACACTAATAATGGCTTCAAAAGTTTTCTTGATGCCTTTATTGGCGATTTATGCTTTTAGTCAAATTAAAATTAGAGAAAGGTATATTTTTTTAATTCTTGGTTTATTTTTTTCTTGGTTAGGTGATATTTTCTTGATGTTTCCAAGAGAGCAGTATAGTGAATCGACTGCAAAATTATTGTTTATAGCTGGATTAGCTGCTTTTTTGATTGCACATATACAATACATCTTACTTTTTTTAAAAGACTTAAGAAATAAAATAGATTTAAGCTTAGTCACCTCAAAACCATATACTTCGCTTCCTTTCTTAATTTATGGAATTGGTTTGCTTTGGTTTTTATATCCACATTTAGCTGTTATGAAAATTCCTGTTACGCTTTATGCCATTACTATTATTGCGATGTTGATTTTAGCTTTTAACAGAAAAGGTTTTGTTAGCAATTCATCTTATCTATTGGTATTTATTGGTGCTATTTTATTTGTAATATCAGATAGTACTATTGCTGTTACATTATTTTACAAGCATTTTACTTTAGATAGATTAGTTATTATGAGTACCTATATTGTAGCACAATTACTTATTACTTATGGTGTTGTATTAGAAGCAAAAGCTAAGCCAAATCGTTAA
- the tatC gene encoding twin-arginine translocase subunit TatC, which produces MPKKEFLEHEREMSFFDHVEELRGHIIRSFIVVLVLMIVAFLNKKFIFDYLIFGPTRADFPTNKFFCYLGNHLSIFSSLCMDGIEYKFINTDLAGQFMLHLKTSAMAGVVFAFPYIFWEFWRFVKPALYEQEIKNTQGIVFFTSILFVIGCLFGYFIIAPFSINFLFNYHAIDQAENLISVDNYIANITSMVIPTGIMFELPMLMYFLTRIGLIGPDLLQNSRKIAYVVILFVIAVITPQGDMFSLMLVSFPIILLYEASIGISKRVHNRTVNDLA; this is translated from the coding sequence ATGCCAAAGAAAGAATTTTTAGAACACGAAAGAGAAATGTCGTTTTTCGACCATGTTGAAGAATTGCGTGGACACATTATTCGTTCTTTTATAGTCGTATTAGTACTAATGATAGTAGCATTTTTAAATAAAAAATTTATTTTCGACTACTTGATTTTTGGACCAACACGAGCAGATTTTCCTACTAATAAATTCTTTTGTTACTTAGGCAATCATCTATCTATATTTTCTAGCTTATGTATGGATGGTATTGAATATAAATTTATAAATACCGATTTAGCAGGACAGTTTATGCTACACTTAAAAACATCGGCAATGGCTGGCGTAGTATTTGCCTTTCCTTATATTTTCTGGGAATTTTGGCGATTTGTAAAACCAGCACTCTACGAACAGGAAATTAAAAATACACAAGGCATTGTTTTTTTTACATCTATCTTATTTGTAATAGGATGTTTGTTTGGTTATTTTATAATAGCACCTTTTTCTATTAATTTTTTATTCAATTATCATGCAATAGATCAAGCAGAAAACTTAATTTCTGTCGATAATTATATTGCCAATATTACAAGTATGGTTATTCCAACAGGCATTATGTTTGAATTGCCTATGCTCATGTATTTTTTAACAAGAATAGGTTTAATAGGTCCAGACTTATTACAAAACTCAAGAAAAATTGCCTATGTAGTAATACTTTTTGTAATAGCAGTAATCACACCACAAGGCGATATGTTTAGCTTAATGTTGGTTTCGTTTCCAATTATTTTATTGTACGAAGCGAGTATAGGCATCTCTAAACGAGTGCACAATAGAACGGTTAACGATTTGGCTTAG